Genomic segment of Sodaliphilus pleomorphus:
GCACCTTCTTGGTGGTGAGCAGCGGGAACCCGTCGTCGAGGTTGCAGCGCAGCTGGTAGCCGAAGATGCTCTTGGTGCCGGTGCCGGTGCGGTCGTGCTTGAGGGTGCCCTCGTCGAGCACGTGCCGCAGTAGATCGAGATATTGTTTCATGTCGTGTGCAAAATGTTGTGTTGGGCAAAAGTACTGAAATTTCCCTTCAGGAGCAAATCGTGGCCGCTTGCAGGTGGCGTTGGTTGGCTGTGGCGTTTACAAGTGCAAAAGGATTTGGTTTTTTAAATTGTGCTGCGACGGGCGGTTTAACCGTTGTTTCTGATTGGTTGTTAATAACTTTTTCCCGGGATTAAGATTTTTAATGAGCCTAAAATCCGCAACTATCATCCAATACACGATTAAGGGTAGATTTATGAGTCGTTAGTAGCAGCTTTCAGTAAAAAGCAACAGCACAACATCAATATGTAGCCACCATCCCCTTACCCCACGATGCGACTTGAGGTAATACGCAGATTCAAACCGGAAAGAAAGGATTCTTATCCGAATTCTGTTTTGAAGGGTTTTGCATAAGCTCGGTTCTCTGTGTAGATATTCAGCACGTATTGCCTTGCAGTCATGATCCACTTGGCAGGTACGGAGATGAATCTGAAGACAAAAGCCTTTATGCGACTCGTTTTCTTGAGCCCAAAAGCCTTGGTGTCAAGCCTGCTCATGATGGTCTTGTAGAAATTGTGTATCAATGCAGTAAGCAGAAGAAAGACAGTATTCTCCGCCATGAATGACTTGGGGAGCCTGCTCCAACCGAATCCGTTGTTCATGTCGTCAAAGATACGTTCCTTGCCGCCACGCAGATTGTAGAATTCAACAATGTCCCTTGTCGATGACTTGTAATCGTTGGTCAGAATACAACGGTAAGTGTATTCGCCTTCCCACAGGTCAAGGTCGCCACTGTTGCGTCTTTGTCTCTGGATGACAAGACGATAGCACTTGCCTTCCCATTTCTCAACGAGAATGGAATTGAGTTCGAACTGGATGCCGTTAATCTCCTCCGTCTTCCATCCTCTCAGAGCAAAGATGTCATTGTAGAGCGAACTGCATCGGTTGGCACGGATGTAGAAATGTTTGCAATGCTTCTCTATCTCACTGACGATTTCCTTCGAGCAGGAACCGCAGTCTGCCCTGAAGCGATTTACACGGATGTTCTGGGATTCCAGAAGAGCGAAGAATCTCTTATGGGTGTCTGCCTGATGAAAACGCACATTCGTGTTACCATCGCTGTTCTCGATATAGACTATCTTGTCACCGATAACATATACGCCAGGCCTGTAGCCGAGGAACTTTTTGTAGGTCGGTTTTGCATCATACTTCTCCGTTTCAAGGAACTGATGGTCAAAGTCAACATCGTATTCCTCAATTTCCTTCAACTCGCCTGTAGAAACCAAAGCGTTTATAAGCAATGTGTTGAGTTTGTCTGCAGTATTGAAATCATAGGTCTTGCCTTGGTCGGAAGTATAGGAGATGTTTTCCTGTGTCAGTTCCTTGATGGCTCTGAGGATGGTATCAGAGCTGCATGTACGAAGGGTAGGATGATACGAGAGATGGCGCATCAGTTGTGACGTTACGTCTTCCACGCATGAGCCGCCACAGAAATAAACGCTCATCAGCGAACGGACTATCTCGCTGAACTGATATCCGAAGATACTGCTGCATCTCTGACCCAGTGTTGAGTCGATAACGGGTGAAAGCATGGAGTCAAATTTCTCCATGATTGAAAAAATTCCTCCAAAAGGTGTGAGTTTCTCAGATTTAATTTGTATTTTTGCCATGTCATATTAGAGTTTTGCTTGTTTTCTTTTTGCAACACTAAGATAAGTGAAAATTCTGACATGGCAAAATCCTGGGCAACTTTTTGTTGCTCAGGAACTTATAAATAAAGTTAAATTATAGTGTTGCGGAATTAAGGATGAGTTTGAAATTGTAAATTTTGGAGAAATATAAGTACCTTTACAACCGATTTATCACGCGCACGCGAGACACGAGTCTAAAAGATAACGCAATATTATATTTTTCTCAGCAGGCGATGGCAACACAGCACATAGACGACAACCAGCAAGTATATCACATTCCGGCATTGCTGCAAGAGTGCATGACGGGGCTCGACATCAAGCCCGGCGGCACCTATGTTGACGTGACCTTCGGCGGCGGCGGCCACAGCCGCGAGCTGCTGTCGCGCCTTGGGCCCACGGGCCGGCTCTACGGCATGGACCAGGACATGGACGCCTATGGCAACCGCATCGCCGACAGCCGGTTTACATTTGTACACGGCAACTTTGCCTTCCTGAAAAATTTTTTGCGCTACTACGGTGTCGACAGTGTCGACGGCATCCTGGCCGATCTGGGGGTGTCGTTTCACCACTTCGACGACAAGGACCGTGGCTTCTCGTTCCGCTTCGACGGTCGCCTCGACATGCGCATGAACCGCGATGCGGCCCACGATGCAGCCTGGGTCGTGGCCAACTACGACGAGCAGCGGCTTGCCAGCGTGCTCTACCTGTACGGCGAGCTCAGGCAGAGCCGGCGCATGGCCAGCGCCATTGTCAAGGCACGGGCCAGCCAGCCCATTGCCACTACCGAGCAGCTTGCCGCCTTGCTCAAGCCCTACTTGAAGCCCGGCGCCGAGAAGAAGGAGCTGGCCCAGGTGTTTCAGGCGTTGCGCATCGAGGTCAATCACGAGATCGACGCGCTCAAGCGGCTGCTCGAGCAGTCGCTCGACGTGCTCAAGCCGGGCGGGCGGCTGGTGGTGATCACCTATCACTCACTCGAAGATCGCCTGGTGAAAAACTACATGCGCGCCGGCAACATCGAGGGTAAGGTCGACAAGGATTTCTATGGCCGCGTGAGCACCCCATGGCAGCTCGTGAACAACAAGGTGATCGTGCCCGGCGCCCAGGAGGTGGAGCGCAACCCGCGCTCGCGCAGCGCCAAGCTGCGCATTGCCTGCAAGAAGGCCGCGGCCGGCAATTGAGGTTTCTTTCAAAACATTATGGAGGCGTAAACACAGCTTAAAGAGAAATGGCGAAGAGCAACGACAATAAGAAGAAGAACAACAACAAGAAGAAAGACAAGGGAGGCAGCGACAATGTGGCCTACGGTGTCAACACCACCGAGCTGGCTGGCAAGATGATACAGGGCCGCAGCTTTCTCACCTTCGGCTTCTTCAAGCGCAACATGGTCTATGTGATAGCCATCACGGTCATGTTGCTCATGTACATCAGCAACAAGTACACGTGCCAAAACAGCCTCTCGCAGGTGATGAAGCTCACCGAGGAGCTCAACAACGCCAAGACCGACTGCGTGAATGCCAGCGCGCAGTACAACTCGATGATACGTGAGAGCCAGATGACCGCCTATATCGACTCGATGCACATCGACCTCACCTCACCCGACCAGCCACCATTTTACTTGACCGACAAATGAAGCAATCAAATAAAAAACATATCTTGGCGCGTTACCTGCTTGTGGTGGGTTTCATGCTCATGTTTTCTTCGCTCATCATCTACGACACGTTCAAGACCACTGTGATCTATGCCCATCAGTGGGAAAGCAAGGCCGACAGCCTGTGGCTCGACACCACCGAGATTGAGCCCGAGCGTGGCAAGATACTGGCCGACAACGGCACCGTGCTGGCAGCCAACATGAATTTTTTCACCGCCCGCGTCGACTTCGGCTCGGCGGGCATCAAAGACGACACACTGCGCCGCTACCTGCCTGCCCTGTGCGACAGCCTGGCTGCATTTGACCCCAACAAGAGCAAGACGGCAGCCCAGTGGAAAGCCGAGA
This window contains:
- a CDS encoding IS1380-like element IS612 family transposase gives rise to the protein MAKIQIKSEKLTPFGGIFSIMEKFDSMLSPVIDSTLGQRCSSIFGYQFSEIVRSLMSVYFCGGSCVEDVTSQLMRHLSYHPTLRTCSSDTILRAIKELTQENISYTSDQGKTYDFNTADKLNTLLINALVSTGELKEIEEYDVDFDHQFLETEKYDAKPTYKKFLGYRPGVYVIGDKIVYIENSDGNTNVRFHQADTHKRFFALLESQNIRVNRFRADCGSCSKEIVSEIEKHCKHFYIRANRCSSLYNDIFALRGWKTEEINGIQFELNSILVEKWEGKCYRLVIQRQRRNSGDLDLWEGEYTYRCILTNDYKSSTRDIVEFYNLRGGKERIFDDMNNGFGWSRLPKSFMAENTVFLLLTALIHNFYKTIMSRLDTKAFGLKKTSRIKAFVFRFISVPAKWIMTARQYVLNIYTENRAYAKPFKTEFG
- the rsmH gene encoding 16S rRNA (cytosine(1402)-N(4))-methyltransferase RsmH, producing MDDNQQVYHIPALLQECMTGLDIKPGGTYVDVTFGGGGHSRELLSRLGPTGRLYGMDQDMDAYGNRIADSRFTFVHGNFAFLKNFLRYYGVDSVDGILADLGVSFHHFDDKDRGFSFRFDGRLDMRMNRDAAHDAAWVVANYDEQRLASVLYLYGELRQSRRMASAIVKARASQPIATTEQLAALLKPYLKPGAEKKELAQVFQALRIEVNHEIDALKRLLEQSLDVLKPGGRLVVITYHSLEDRLVKNYMRAGNIEGKVDKDFYGRVSTPWQLVNNKVIVPGAQEVERNPRSRSAKLRIACKKAAAGN
- a CDS encoding FtsL-like putative cell division protein; translated protein: MAKSNDNKKKNNNKKKDKGGSDNVAYGVNTTELAGKMIQGRSFLTFGFFKRNMVYVIAITVMLLMYISNKYTCQNSLSQVMKLTEELNNAKTDCVNASAQYNSMIRESQMTAYIDSMHIDLTSPDQPPFYLTDK